In the genome of Candidatus Ornithobacterium hominis, the window TACCGAAAAGAGTTGCATTTGCGTTGGGCTGGGGACAAGCAGTCTGCTAAAGTATGATTTAGACTACAAGGTAGAGGGCCCAGGCGTATCCGTTTGCCCTGGCCCCAATATGGCTTATTATGACCACATTGTGAGCTTGAAAGAAATGGTGGGGCATGTCTACGGACGAAATAATGTCATGAATTTCCCCCACCGCCCGCATATGTTCATCAAAGAATTGCAATGCTATATAAAGCATCTGCACAAAGAAATTATAAAAAAAGGAAAAGAAATCTCTAAAAAAGATTTACGTTATTTTGATAAATACATGAAAAATCTCCACAGCGGAATCAGTTATTATGAAAACTTATTTCAAACTGTGAATCAGTATTTTTCAAATGTCAAAAATCAGTCCTTGGAGCAACTAAAAGAATATAAAGAGCAGCTACAACAATTAGAACTTGAATTGAGCGAAAAGGAAGTCTCATAATCTTAATTGATACAGTGCAATAGAAGTTGCTACTGCTACATTGTAACTACTGATGTTCCCATACATTTCCAAGTGCAGGTGAACATCAGTTTTATTTAATATCTCCTCAGGTATTCCACGCTTTTCATTTCCTACAAATAGCAAAATATTTTTTAAGGCTTTAAAATTTTCTATCGCTAAACTCTCATCAGTGTATTCTAACGCAGCCCATGTAAATTTTTCTCGTGGAAAATTTTCTTCTAAACATTCTATACTATTTTTTTTAAGGCTTAGAAAATTTTCTGCATTTCTACTAATTTTCTTCAATTTATGAGTCGGGTAATTGTTCTCTCCCATTGTATAAACCTCAGCCACTCCACTAATTACAGCTGAACGCAATATCATGCCTACATTTTGTGTTTTCTCGATATTACACAGCACGAGAATAATTTCAAACTCTTTTTCTTTAATTCTAATTTCTTCATGATTCAATTGATGCAACATTTCCTCGATTTTTGTGTAAATTTGTGAAAATCTTATCAATGAAGAAAGGTATTTTTATTTTAATATTTTTAAGCTTTAAAATTTTTATGACAGCACAAGAATGGCCTGCGGTCAATCCGCCTGATGCAGAAAAGAAAAACCATCTGCGAGATATCCACGGTGAACAAGTCAACGACCCTTACTATTGGATGAATGCTTACTTCAAAAAAACAGCAGATAGCACACAAATCATTCAATATTTGGAAGAGGAAAATCGATACGTAGATCAAATGATGGCAGATACTCGAAATTTTCAACAAGTGCTTTTTGATGAAATGAAATCTCGCATCAAAGAGAAAGACGAAAGTGTGCCTGTTTTCAAAAACGGCTATTATTACTATTCTCGCACCGAAGATGGTGAGCAATATTTCAAATATTGTAGAAAAAAAGGTAGTCTTGATGCGCCAGAAGAAATTCTGCTCGACGTAGATGAAATGGCCAAAGGTAAAGCTTACTTTAGCGTGCGTGGTTTTTCTATTAGCCCTGATAATCATTGGCTTGCCTATGGTGTAGATGAAGTTTCTCGTCGCCAATATCAAATTTACTTCAAAGATTTAAAAACTGGAAAAGTTTACAGTGATGGCATTAGCAACACGACTGGTTCTACCGTTTGGGCGAATGATAATCAAACCGTTTTTTACACTAAAAATAATGAAACGACATTGTTGACCGAGAACATTATGCGCCATCGTTTGGGTGAAGATGCGTCCAAAGATATTGTCGTTTACCACGAAGAAGATAATACCAATTACATCGGTGTTTATAAATCAAAGAACAATCAATATATTTTCATTCACTCATCAGCTACCACTTCTTCAGAAGAGAGATATTTAGATGCTAATGCACCGATGGATGAATTTAAAGTTTTTCAGCCTCGAATCAAAAATGTACTCTATAGCGTTGTACCTTTAGAAGATCGTTTTTTGGTATTAACTAATCAAAATGCCTTGAATTTCAAGCTCATGGAAACACCACTCCATGCCACCCGACAAGAAAATTGGAAAGCAATTATTCCGCATCGTGAAGACGTTTTGATAGAAAGTGTTGATGAGTTCAAAAATTATTTAGTCATCACAGAACGTTTTAATGGTTTAATGCGTTTGGTCATCAAAAATCGCCAAACTGGGCAAGAGAAACTTTTATCTTTTGACGAGCCTACTTATTCAGTTTACACCACAGGCAACGCTGAGTATTTTACTGAAGAACTCCGTTTTGCCTACAATTCAATGGTAACTCCTGCCTCTATTTTTGAACAAAATATGCGTACAGGCAAGAGAAAATTACTGAAACAGCAAGAAGTCTTGGGTGATTTTGATAAAAATAATTACGTTTCAGAATATTTGTACGCTACCGCTAAAGACGGCACCAAAATCCCTATTTCTTTGGTCTACAAAAAAGGTTTAGAAAAAAATGGAAAAAATCCACTTTTACTTTACGGCTATGGCAGCTACGGAGCATCAATGGAGGCAACTTTCAGTTCTAGCCGATTAGCATTGCTCAACCGTGGCTTCGCCTTCGCCATTGCACATATTCGTGGGGGCGAAGAAATGGGAAGAGAATGGTACGAAGACGGGAAAATGATGAAGAAAATAAACACTTTTACTGATTTCATCGATGCTGGTAAATTTTTAATTCAAGAAAAATTTACCTCCCCTCAGCATTTGTATGCACAGGGCGGTAGTGCTGGCGGATTGCTGATGGGGGCGGTCATCAATATGAAACCCAATATGTGGAACGGGATAATTGCTCAAGTTCCGTTTGTAGATGTGGTCAACACGATGCTAGACGAGAGCATCCCTCTCACAACCAATGAATATGACGAGTGGGGAAATCCCAATGAAAAAGTAGCTTATGACTACATGAAATCTTATTCGCCTTATGAAAATATAGAAAACAAATCTTACCCTAATTTATTAGTAACGACTGGTTTACACGACAGCCAAGTACAGTATTTTGAGCCAGCAAAATGGGTAGCCAAATTGCGTGACCACCAGCAGGGCAAGAACGTTATCCTCTTCAAAACAGAGATGGATTATGGCCATGGCGGTGCTTCTGGTCGGTTTGATTACCTGAAAGATTTAGCCTTAGAGTATGCTTTCTTATTCAAGCTAGAAGGAATTAAAAAATAATTTCTAAAGGCTTGAAAATTTTTAATAGAAAATCGGGTAAATAATTAGTTTACCCGTTTTTTTTTAAGCTTTAGAAATTTTTATTAAACAACATAAAATACAATCAACTTTAAGCCTCAAAAAAAACATTTCAGATTCAGTCTAGATTTGGATGGTATTTCTAATTATAAATTTTAAATTGCTTGCGTAAAATCAATTTTTCTATGTCAAAAAAATTTCCGTTTCTTAAAAAATTGGAACACCAAATGGAAGAAGCCAAGCTCAATGATTCTGAGTATAAACGGATTAGAAAAAAATACCGCTCTGGAGCTGCTCAAATTGCAAAAAAAATGGGTGAAGAAGCGGTAGAAATGGTCATCGCTTCTGGCGAAGAATCTGATGAGGATTTTTTGGAAGAATCTGCCGATGTATTATATTACTACTTACTGGCATTGCACAATAGAGGCTTTTCTCTACGTGATGTTTTATTAATTTTAAAAAATCGACATAAAGATGCTTAGGTTTCAACTTAGTATCCTTAAGTTTTTAGATGAAATTTAAAAATCTTAATTTTTTTGTATTTTTTTTTAAGGCTTGAAAAAATCTAGATCCAGCGGTGCATTATCTGATTTTTCTAAATTAAACTCGCCTGATTGTGTTCGGCAAAGTTGCGTCAAATAAGCTCCTGAATCTAGCGCCAAACCAATGTCATGAGCTAATGTACGAATGTAAGTTCCCTTCTCGCACACGACTTCAATTTCTAGAAAAGGCATTTCAAAATGGAGAATTTCGATGCGGTGAATATGGACTTTCCGTGGAGGAATTTCTACCTCCTCTCCTGCTCTTGCCAATTTGTAAACTCGTGTGCCATTAACTTTTATGGCTGAGTGCGCTGGTGGAATTTGAGTAATTTTTCCTTCAAAATTTTTTAAAGCTTTAGAAATTTTTTCTAACGTAATATGTTTGATTGGGAATGTTTGATCTTCAGGTTGCTCGGTATCATAACTTTCAGTAGTGGCACCGAGCTTGAGTTTTGCTCGGTAGGTTTTAGTCTGCGACTGAAATTCGGTGATGCGTTTTGTGAATTTACCTACGCAAATAACTAAAACCCCCGTGGCTTTAGGATCAAGCGTGCCAGCGTGCCCTACTTTAAATTTCTTTAATTGATGAGTCTTACGGATGTTGTACCTGATTTTCTTCACAACATCAAAACTCGTCCAATCCAAGGGTTTATCGATAATGAAAACCTGCCCTTCTCTCAATTCGTCTAAACTGAATGCCATTTTATTGAAATTGTGTGAAATAAATCAATAATATTATCCCAACAATGATACGATACCAGCCCCAGATTCTAAAACCGTATTTTTTTATCATCTCAATGAAAAATTTAATGGCAAATATGGATACAATGAAGGCTATTATATTCCCCATTAGAAATAAAATCATGTGCTGTTGGTCTGCGAATATCATCTCATAACCTTTCACTATTGCTGTACCTTCACCCCATTTTTTCACAAAAATTGAATATACTGTCACTGCCAACATCGTCGGGACGGCTAAAAAAAAAGAAAATTCTGCTGCGGTCTCTCGATTTAGTTTTTGCTGCATACCTCCAATGATGGATGCCGCTGACCGACTCGTGCCTGGCATCATGGCTAAACATTGCCAAAAGCCAATGGTGACGGCTTGTTTGATGCTGATCTCTGACTCACGGAAAGTCGTTGGGGTGTTAAAAAACTGGTCAATAAAAAGTAAAACTATTCCACCCAAAATTAAAACTATGGCAATCGGCACAGGATCTCCCATAATTTCCTCGATTAAATCATCAAATAAATAACCAAAAACCAAAGCTGGGAGAACGGCCGTGGCTAACTTGATGTAAAAGTTTAATTTAGAGAAATCAAAAAACTTCTTCCAATAAAGAAAAACAACAGCTAGAATGGCTCCAAATTGAATGCTGACTTGGAACATTTTCACAAATTCATCTTCTTGAATTCCAAAAATGGAACTGGTGAAAATCATATGTGCCGTGGATGAAACAGGCAAATATTCCGTTAAACCTTCGATAATAGAAATGATGATTGCTTCTAAATAATTCATTGATTTTGTTTTCTTTTCAACAATCCATCAAAGGGATAAAGAATGGCTGCAATTTCTATCACAAATCCTAATAAAACTAGGAAAGGTGCTAAGCGAATTCTTCGCCAAGAAAATATATCTTCGTTCCAATAGTTAGGGTCAAAAGTACCATCAGGGCGAGTATTGGCATCGTGTCCTGTCATCAAAAAAAAGCCTAAAGCAATGACACAGAGACCTACCAACATTAAAACATAATTTTGTTTACGAAATAAAAATTCGCTAGGTAAAGGTGTTTTTGGTTTCATCATGAGTAATAAAGTTGATCTGTTCTCAATTTCAAATATCGCCAAGAGGCTAAGAATGTACTGACTACGGCAATCAAAATCCCTACAGCTAAAATCCCAATGATAATCCAAATGAAGTCATTATGCCAAGTGGATAAATGCAGCTTTGGTGCTGCATAATACCAAAGTATACCTAAGGCTAAAAGTGCTAGTATAGCACCCAAAAGTCCTAATAAAAAGCTTTGCATAACAAAAGGTGCTATGATAAATCGACGTTTGGCTCCTACCAGTTGCATGGTTTTGATTGTGAATCTTTTTGCAAATATTTTAAGCCTTAAAGAATTATTAATCAAAATAATAGAAATAATTAAAAATACAGCTGCCAAGCCCACTAACCAGTAAATAATATTGTCTATCCGTTGATAAATTCCTGCTAAGCTAGAGGTATCATTTACACTATCAATTATCTCATAATCAGAAATTATTTTTGTAATGCTATCAACTTGGGCACTGTCTACATACTGGGGTTTAATAGTCATTAAAACACTGGGCGGAAAGAGCCCTTCTTCGAATAAATCTACATCTTCTTTTTTGAGCCCCAATTGATTTTTAGCAATCGACAAAGCCTCTTGTTTATTCACATATTTTACTGATTTGATAAAGGCTCTTTGTCTCAGAGAATCTACAAAAGCTTGATGTGTTTCTTTTTCTTTGTCTATATCTCTTTGGTCTTTAGCTTCTTTGAAATAAGCTTCGATTTCAAATTGATTTTTGAGGTGTTCGGCATAGTCATTTGAATTAACTACAATAAGTCCAAATAAACCCAATAAAAACAAAACCAATGCAATACTTACTACCACGGTGATATTGGAAGACCGCAGGCGGCTTTGATACATTCGATCACTTGCTCTTGACATATTTCTGAAATTTGTTGCAATTTAAAAAAATATTCTTTCACATCCGAAGATTAACGTTTCTTAATATTTTATGGCTTATAGAAGTTATTAAATTTCAGTTAAATATTCTTTTTAGAAATTGTA includes:
- a CDS encoding TrmH family RNA methyltransferase, with product MLHQLNHEEIRIKEKEFEIILVLCNIEKTQNVGMILRSAVISGVAEVYTMGENNYPTHKLKKISRNAENFLSLKKNSIECLEENFPREKFTWAALEYTDESLAIENFKALKNILLFVGNEKRGIPEEILNKTDVHLHLEMYGNISSYNVAVATSIALYQLRL
- a CDS encoding S9 family peptidase, with translation MTAQEWPAVNPPDAEKKNHLRDIHGEQVNDPYYWMNAYFKKTADSTQIIQYLEEENRYVDQMMADTRNFQQVLFDEMKSRIKEKDESVPVFKNGYYYYSRTEDGEQYFKYCRKKGSLDAPEEILLDVDEMAKGKAYFSVRGFSISPDNHWLAYGVDEVSRRQYQIYFKDLKTGKVYSDGISNTTGSTVWANDNQTVFYTKNNETTLLTENIMRHRLGEDASKDIVVYHEEDNTNYIGVYKSKNNQYIFIHSSATTSSEERYLDANAPMDEFKVFQPRIKNVLYSVVPLEDRFLVLTNQNALNFKLMETPLHATRQENWKAIIPHREDVLIESVDEFKNYLVITERFNGLMRLVIKNRQTGQEKLLSFDEPTYSVYTTGNAEYFTEELRFAYNSMVTPASIFEQNMRTGKRKLLKQQEVLGDFDKNNYVSEYLYATAKDGTKIPISLVYKKGLEKNGKNPLLLYGYGSYGASMEATFSSSRLALLNRGFAFAIAHIRGGEEMGREWYEDGKMMKKINTFTDFIDAGKFLIQEKFTSPQHLYAQGGSAGGLLMGAVINMKPNMWNGIIAQVPFVDVVNTMLDESIPLTTNEYDEWGNPNEKVAYDYMKSYSPYENIENKSYPNLLVTTGLHDSQVQYFEPAKWVAKLRDHQQGKNVILFKTEMDYGHGGASGRFDYLKDLALEYAFLFKLEGIKK
- the hisE gene encoding phosphoribosyl-ATP diphosphatase yields the protein MSKKFPFLKKLEHQMEEAKLNDSEYKRIRKKYRSGAAQIAKKMGEEAVEMVIASGEESDEDFLEESADVLYYYLLALHNRGFSLRDVLLILKNRHKDA
- the truB gene encoding tRNA pseudouridine(55) synthase TruB, with product MAFSLDELREGQVFIIDKPLDWTSFDVVKKIRYNIRKTHQLKKFKVGHAGTLDPKATGVLVICVGKFTKRITEFQSQTKTYRAKLKLGATTESYDTEQPEDQTFPIKHITLEKISKALKNFEGKITQIPPAHSAIKVNGTRVYKLARAGEEVEIPPRKVHIHRIEILHFEMPFLEIEVVCEKGTYIRTLAHDIGLALDSGAYLTQLCRTQSGEFNLEKSDNAPLDLDFFKP
- a CDS encoding undecaprenyl-diphosphate phosphatase, producing MNYLEAIIISIIEGLTEYLPVSSTAHMIFTSSIFGIQEDEFVKMFQVSIQFGAILAVVFLYWKKFFDFSKLNFYIKLATAVLPALVFGYLFDDLIEEIMGDPVPIAIVLILGGIVLLFIDQFFNTPTTFRESEISIKQAVTIGFWQCLAMMPGTSRSAASIIGGMQQKLNRETAAEFSFFLAVPTMLAVTVYSIFVKKWGEGTAIVKGYEMIFADQQHMILFLMGNIIAFIVSIFAIKFFIEMIKKYGFRIWGWYRIIVGIILLIYFTQFQ
- a CDS encoding DUF3098 domain-containing protein, whose protein sequence is MMKPKTPLPSEFLFRKQNYVLMLVGLCVIALGFFLMTGHDANTRPDGTFDPNYWNEDIFSWRRIRLAPFLVLLGFVIEIAAILYPFDGLLKRKQNQ
- a CDS encoding cell division protein FtsX, which produces MSRASDRMYQSRLRSSNITVVVSIALVLFLLGLFGLIVVNSNDYAEHLKNQFEIEAYFKEAKDQRDIDKEKETHQAFVDSLRQRAFIKSVKYVNKQEALSIAKNQLGLKKEDVDLFEEGLFPPSVLMTIKPQYVDSAQVDSITKIISDYEIIDSVNDTSSLAGIYQRIDNIIYWLVGLAAVFLIISIILINNSLRLKIFAKRFTIKTMQLVGAKRRFIIAPFVMQSFLLGLLGAILALLALGILWYYAAPKLHLSTWHNDFIWIIIGILAVGILIAVVSTFLASWRYLKLRTDQLYYS